Below is a window of Falco rusticolus isolate bFalRus1 chromosome 9, bFalRus1.pri, whole genome shotgun sequence DNA.
gagggcagggaatCTCTGTGCTGTAACCACCCTGTGGtttttctccatctcccctcttttgctttttcagcgATGCAGGAAGTGCAGCCCTCCCTGGAGAAATCTATCCATCTCTTCTGGTCTGGGGAAGGAAGCCCCAAGTCTGTGCTTCCTGGTGCGAAACACCTGGATCCCCTCCTGAAAATGGCCCAGGGGCACCAGCCAACCCCCCCTGATAAGGGCTTTCTTGGTACGTGGTCAGCTCTTGGGGGCCAGACTCGTGGCGGTGCTTTTGTGAATCAGCTGGTTCAACATTGGCAAGAACATCTGCTTGGGATGCTGATTGCAGATGTCTGCAGCAGGGCATGAGGTGTTTGGGATGGGTCTTACGCTGGTGCCTGAAGCCCAGCCCTGCATGGAGCAGTATCCTGTTGTGCCCTCCATGTGTCCAACAGACCACCTGATCTGCCCAGGGTAAACCCAGCATGTTCTTGGTGCTGTCACATAACAAAGTTTTGACTCAACTGGCACAAGCAGAGTGTGTAAATGTCACTTGTCCCCCTCTCCAGGTTCAGCCAGCTCCTAGGTTGGGTATATGACGTTGTCTCCTCATTGCTTTCCAGATAAACTCTTCTACATCTACACCTCTGGGACAACAGGGCTGCCCAAGGCTGCCATTGTGGTGAATTGCCGGTAAGGCCGTGGACATGGGCTTGGGGGAGGATggggctgagctctgccctgtCCTAGCACAGCGCcgctggccctgctgctgatGTGCCTCTtcaccctcccaccccaggtACTTCCGCATGTGCAGCTTGGTTTTTTATGGTTTTCGCATGAGGCCCGACGATGTGATGTATGACTGCCTCCCGCTCTACCACGCTGCAGGTAATGTGTGCCGTACAGAGCCCTGCATGCTGGAGCCAtctcttcccctctgcccagcccagggAAGGCTGAAGGCTGGTGTAGCAGCAGTCTCCATGCCAAAGAGGAGCtaactgctgctggcagtgtcTGACTGAGGCTTTCCACTTTTCCCCTGCGAGCCAAGAATCGATCTGGCTGATCTTTGGAGTTGGGAGGTGGGCGGGGGGGCATTATCCCAGCTCCTAGCCTGGCTTTGGTATAGCTGCTCCTTACTGCGTCCCCATGGAAAGTcaaggggggaaggggaagtggtgcctgcctgcctggctgagATGTGATGGGATGTCTAGGTGCAAAGCAGCACCCCAGATCTCACTGCCACATGTCTCATCACCGGTGCCTGTTGTCCTGGGGGCTTTGAACACCCATCTGGTGTGAGCCAGCATGTGGTGTCCACCTTGCCCTGGCAGGCCTctccccaggcaggctgggctggcgGTGCCTGGGGACTGAgggctcccctgcctgcctccccgcAGGGAACATCGTGGGGATCgggcagtgcctgctgcagggcatgACAGTTGTCATCCGCAAGAAGTTCTCAGCCTCACACTTTTGGGAGGACTGCGTGAAATACAACTGCACGGTGAGGTCATGAGGCAAGGGGCCATCTGGGAGTGGGGAACGGAGCCTGGGCATCTATGTGGTGCTGGGGagagcccagctgctggaagagcgGGAGGCCCAGACTGGTTCTGCCCATCCATCCCAAACCACCTTCCAAGGTGGTGGGGTGTGTCCTTCCCACCTGGGGTGGTAACTCCATGTGTCCAAGCCCTTCCCGGGCTCCAGCATTAGCCAGGAGATCTTGGATAAGTTTCATGGCCTGGAGGAGTGGGTTAACCAGGGGAGGGCAGGCACTGAATGAGCTGGCAGGATTCCTGGGTTTTACCATGGCCTCTTTAGGGGACTTGGGGCATGTTGTGCCATTCCTACCTGCCCTGAACCGCAAACAACTGGGGGCCTGTCAGACAGGTCCTAGTGAATCTTTCCTCTCCGTCCCTCACAGATTGTGCAGTACATCGGGGAGATCTGCCGCTACCTGCTGAACCAGCCATACCAGGAGGTGGAGCGGCAGCACCGGGTGCGCATGGCATTGGGCAACGGGCTGCGTGCCTCCATCTGGCGGGAGTTCATGGCCCGCTTTGGTATCACCCAGGTGGCTGAGTTCTATGGGGCTACAGAGTGCAACTGCAGCCTGGGAAATTTTGATAACAACGTAAGGCTCCAACCAACCTCCCATGTCCCACAGAGTGCCTGCTGGCTTGAGCAGGGTTGGAAACCCAGATGGGCTGTTTGCTCCTGGTTTCTTGTCCCAAGAGGCTTGTCGTGGGTTGCCATCAGCCTGGAGGGGTTTTGGCTGTTGTGCATTGGTGGCTATGTGGTATCCTGGATGCGCGTGCACAGTGGGCTCAGGGCAGGAGAGATGTCCCTGCTTCCCACAGCTCTGAGCTCTTCCTGTCCTAGGTTGGGTCGTGTGGCTTCAACAGCAGGATCCTACCAGGTGTGTACCCCATCGGCTTGGTGAGGGTGGATGAAGACACCATGGAGCTGATCCGGGGGCCAGATGGTGTCTGTATCTCCTGCAAACCAGGTGAGGGCAGCCACAGGTAGAAGTCTCCTCAGCTCTGTGCAAGTCTTTCCTGATACTTCTAGATAATTTTCCTAGGTTTGAGTCTGCTCAGTTAAACCCTGCCACCCCCATTAGACACCCTTTTTGCTTGGGTGTGGGTGATTGCTTCCCCCCTTCATCCCCTATTTTCTCCTTGCAGGGGAGCCGGGCCAGCTGGTGGGACGCATTGTCAAGAGCAACCCCTTGCAGCACTTTGACGGCTACCTGAATCAGTCGGCCACCAACAAGAAAATCGCCAGGGACGTGTTTACAAAAGGGGACACTGCCTATCTCACAGGTGAAGCAAGCAGGGCCCCTCCATCTgctgagagcagaggagaagggtGCCTGGGTGTGGGGGCTGTCCCAGGCTCATGGCACTGCCCTGAGATGCTTGGTTGCTCCTGGCTCCTCTGACATCTCATTTTTCGCCTGTTCCTGACTTTCCTATAGGGGATGTCCTGGTGATGGACAAATACGGCTACATGTACTTCCGGGACCGCACTGGGGACACGTTCCGCTGGAAGGGGGAGAACGTCTCC
It encodes the following:
- the SLC27A4 gene encoding long-chain fatty acid transport protein 4, with amino-acid sequence MLRLAAFAALLLFFRVSLELSWAQAIPALFIFYLGSGGWDFFLIFIKTIRRDVTTGLVLLRVKWQVWRHVKAKNTIAKIFQKTASKYPEKTALIFQGTGESWTFRQLDEYSNRVANFFYGQGFRSGDVVALFMESCNQYVGLWLGLAKIGVETALVNSHLRMEALLHCITISNSKAVVFGVEMMEAMQEVQPSLEKSIHLFWSGEGSPKSVLPGAKHLDPLLKMAQGHQPTPPDKGFLDKLFYIYTSGTTGLPKAAIVVNCRYFRMCSLVFYGFRMRPDDVMYDCLPLYHAAGNIVGIGQCLLQGMTVVIRKKFSASHFWEDCVKYNCTIVQYIGEICRYLLNQPYQEVERQHRVRMALGNGLRASIWREFMARFGITQVAEFYGATECNCSLGNFDNNVGSCGFNSRILPGVYPIGLVRVDEDTMELIRGPDGVCISCKPGEPGQLVGRIVKSNPLQHFDGYLNQSATNKKIARDVFTKGDTAYLTGDVLVMDKYGYMYFRDRTGDTFRWKGENVSTTEVEGTLSRILNLTDVVVYGVEIPGIEGKAGMAAIADPENSCDLEDFASKLKKALPLYARPIFLRFLHEVSKTSTYKFQKMELRKQGFDPALVKDRLYFLDSRQGCYLPLDQAAFSRIQSGEQKL